The Salvia miltiorrhiza cultivar Shanhuang (shh) chromosome 1, IMPLAD_Smil_shh, whole genome shotgun sequence genome has a window encoding:
- the LOC131006164 gene encoding receptor-like protein 52 isoform X1, translated as MEKSPHLLILALLILPIHYLMDYSSAKTDINTDRSSLFALKSRITLDPQNILTKNWSTKASVCSWIGVTCNSRYSRVTQLNISYMGLVGTLPPEIGNLSSLVSLDANENSFHGPIPASIFNMSSLEVLSLKNNSLSSSLPLDMCKHNLGRLKILRISYNEMYGEIPSSLGQCSQLEYLSLFHNNFIGFVPREIGNLTKLHEVLNLGENQLTGEIPEEIGGLTNLEGLRMRSNKLKGPLPSTIFTMTSLQYMDFAFNELSGPLSRDIGNMTSLLRLGLEYNSFSGNIPKEIGRLNNFERLSMSGNKFSGSLPREIGNLTTMYGLFLHSNALTGHIPKEIGRLTNLEELQLEVNNFSGSLPEEIGNMTLLRYLWLNDVNLSGTIPKGISLLNNLEIVNMASNKFSGPLPRIENMTTLSQLWLFDNNLNGPIPSIIGNLSKLTYIELSHNKLIGEIPSSICNLRSLIVLRLSNNNLQGQIPKCLGNFSSSLLIFHMGANQITGLIPSTFPKGCNLQSINLNGNKLEGTLPQTLVNCRGLQGIDVGDNEIRGEFPFWMETLPQLRVLVLRSNKFDGNMSVASKAEHPFPKLQVLDISRNAFSGSLPDRYFKNFEGMIDVDEINQKDNETALFQQFIGSTFTLKDLDLLLQRLLKTFTTIDLSSNRFSGRIPVSIGNLNSLKYLNLSHNNLMGQIPASLGNISVLESLDLSVNKLDGEIPSELTRLTFLSTLNLSMNNLVGKIPQSTQFSTFENGSYIGNSGLCGVPLTRKCNEENGHRMQPEEEDEDEEYGFIDGFGWRSVVMGYGSGFIGGIGIGYIIIRIGRPRWLVELFFGVGYNYLMKKRRRRAARTPTRRRT; from the exons ATGGAAAAATCTccccatcttctcatccttgcACTACTGATCTTACCAATCCATTATTTGATGGATTATAGCTCAGCCAAAACCGACATCAACACTGATCGTTCTTCACTTTTCGCCTTAAAATCTCGAATCACTTTAGATCCTCAAAATATATTGACCAAAAATTGGAGCACCAAAGCCAGTGTTTGCAGTTGGATCGGAGTTACTTGTAATTCACGCTACAGTAGGGTTACTCAGTTGAACATATCGTACATGGGTCTTGTCGGAACCCTACCACCGGAAATTGGGAATCTTTCTTCTCTCGTTTCTTTGGACGCGAACGAGAACTCTTTCCATGGCCCGATCCCTGCATCTATCTTCAACATGTCATCACTAGAGGTTTTGAGTTTGAAGAATAATAGTTTGTCTAGTAGTTTACCTCTTGATATGTGCAAACACAATCTTGGTAGGCTCAAGATTCTTCGAATCTCTTACAACGAGATGTATGGGGAAATACCATCGAGTTTGGGGCAGTGTTCACAGCTTGAGTATCTTTCTTTGTTCCACAACAATTTCATTGGATTTGTGCCGAGAGAAATTGGGAACTTGACGAAGCTTCATGAAGTGTTGAACCTTGGTGAAAATCAGTTGACTG GTGAAATTCCAGAAGAGATTGGTGGTTTGACTAATTTAGAAGGCTTGCGCATGAGGTCTAACAAGTTAAAAGGCCCTCTACCATCAACTATTTTCACCATGACATCCTTGCAATATATGGACTTTGCATTCAATGAACTGAGTGGACCATTATCAAGAGATATTGGAAACATGACATCTCTTCTCAGACTAGGCCTTGAATACAACAGTTTCAGTG GTAATATTCCAAAGGAGATTGGCCGTCTCAATAATTTCGAGCGATTGAGCATGTCTGGCAATAAGTTTAGTGGATCATTGCCAAGAGAAATTGGGAACCTAACAACCATGTATGGGTTGTTTCTTCACAGCAATGCTTTAACGG GTCACATTCCAAAAGAGATTGGTCGTCTTACTAACTTAGAAGAGTTGCAATTGGAAGTAAACAATTTCAGTGGATCATTACCAGAAGAAATTGGAAACATGACACTCCTTCGCTACTTGTGGCTCAATGATGTTAATTTAAGCG GTACTATTCCAAAAGGAATTAGTCTTCTTAATAATTTGGAGATAGTCAATATGGCATCCAACAAATTTAGTGGACCATTGCCAAGAATTGAGAACATGACAACCCTTAGTCAGTTATGGCTTTTTGACAATAATTTAAATG GTCCAATACCTTCCATcattgggaatctatcaaaGCTAACTTACATAGAACTCTCTCATAACAAACTAATTGGAGAGATTCCATCATCCATTTGCAACTTGAGATCCCTTATAGTTCTCCGATTATCAAACAACAATTTGCAAGGGCAAATTCCAAAATGTTTGGGGAACTTCAGCTCATCTTTATTGATCTTTCACATGGGTGCAAATCAAATCACTGGCCTCATTCCATCAACATTTCCAAAGGGATGCAATCTTCAATCCATCAATCTGAATGGCAACAAATTGGAAGGAACACTACCTCAAACCCTAGTCAACTGCCGGGGTCTCCAAGGTATCGACGTTGGTGACAATGAAATACGAGGCGAGTTTCCCTTCTGGATGGAAACCCTCCCTCAACTCCGCGTCCTCGTCTTGAGGTCTAACAAGTTTGATGGTAATATGTCGGTGGCTTCAAAGGCCGAGCATCCGTTTCCCAAGTTGCAAGTCTTGGATATATCAAGAAATGCATTTTCTGGCTCATTACCTGATAGATATTTCAAGAATTTCGAGGGCATGATTGATGTGGATGAGATAAATCAAAAAGATAATGAGACGGCTTTGTTTCAACAATTTATAGGGTCGACTTTCACTTTGAAAGATTTGGATTTGTTATTGCAGCGACTGCTGAAAACCTTCACGACCATCGACTTATCCTCCAACAGATTTTCCGGGAGGATTCCGGTTTCTATAGGAAACCTTAATTCTctcaaatatttgaatttgtcgcACAATAATCTCATGGGACAAATACCTGCATCTCTTGGAAATATAAGTGTGCTTGAATCGTTGGACTTGTCAGTGAACAAGCTGGATGGAGAAATTCCGAGTGAATTGACAAGGTTGACATTTCTTTCGACATTAAACCTTTCAATGAATAATCTTGTTGGAAAAATTCCACAATCTACTCAGTTTTCCACATTTGAGAATGGTTCATATATAGGAAACAGTGGATTGTGTGGAGTTCCATTGACGAGAAAATGCAACGAGGAGAATGGGCATCGGATGCAgccagaagaagaagatgaggatgaaGAGTATGGATTTATAGATGGATTTGGATGGAGAAGTGTGGTGATGGGATATGGAAGTGGATTCATAGGTGGGATTGGAATTGGTTACATTATCATTAGAATTGGAAGGCCAAGATGGTTAGTGGAATTGTTTTTTGGCGTTGGATATAATTATCTGATGAAGAAGAGACGCAGAAGAGCTGCACGAACACCAACACGCAGGAGAACTTAA
- the LOC131006167 gene encoding F-box/LRR-repeat protein At3g26922-like isoform X1 — protein sequence MSCDRLSELPDSLIFDIFQFLPISDVVRTTFLSKRWNNLWTTFPFLIFNDRELITDSDKFRNFINGVVNSWRGIKITGLSFDLVGSDPKLKEPYPSDNDIASWMHFATEKNVEALIYYIAHQFEVPQFLYSCSSLKVLKLILWYPQIHGNVQWDRLKKLTIVCIGFTQNTIDQILRGSPRLELFDLTLGGQSSADTREYCSIDLSIRSSSLMHLILCYKKDGGNIDPELRIWTPNLQILYIGGIPYRKCLLINVSSLLKVSIDIRGFPNEFPGTEFVGETLTRIFPTFKHVQFVIFTNWCIKSVGAMKSKHYLSPLPIAIILRLVVSPKEYKHIVVVLELFPNLRNLYIDTIYKNCVAEHAESLFEFDHNLPDWFLQLLVRVDVIGDDSIFPLIQILLKYATNLVVMDFTLEKGKQSGIPCKSLFMVSLKLLEMEISSPNANLVFRSDRAKYPKLNNTYVVDIIKMP from the exons ATGAGCTGCGATCGACTCAGTGAGTTGCCCGACTCTTTAATTTTCGATATTTTTCAGTTTCTGCCGATTTCGGATGTTGTTCGGACAACATTTCTCTCCAAGCGATGGAATAACCTCTGGACCACCTTCCCTTTTCTCATTTTCAATGATCGTGAGCTGATAACTGATTCTGATAAATTTCGAAACTTCATTAATGGGGTCGTGAATTCTTGGAGAGGGATCAAGATTACGGGATTAAGTTTTGATTTAGTCGGTTCCGATCCTAAGCTTAAGGAGCCTTATCCTAGTGATAATGATATTGCTTCGTGGATGCACTTCGCGACTGAGAAAAACGTCGAAGCATTGATATATTATATAGCCCACCAATTTGAGGTGCCGCAGTTCCTCTACTCATGTTCATCCCTTAAAGTTTTGAAGTTAATACTTTGGTACCCTCAAATTCATGGTAATGTGCAATGGGATCGACTCAAGAAATTGACAATTGTTTGTATAGGCTTCACTCAAAATACAATTGATCAAATTTTGCGTGGTAGCCCTCGCTTGGAATTGTTTGATTTGACTCTTGGCGGCCAAAGCAGTGCAGACACGAGAGAATATTGCAGCATAGACTTGAGCATCCGATCTAGCAGTTTGATGCATCTTATATTGTGTTATAAGAAAGATGGCGGTAACATAGATCCCGAGCTGAGAATTTGGACCCCGAATCTTCAAATACTGTATATTGGTGGAATTCCATATCGCAAGTGTTTGCTGATTAACGTTTCGTCTTTACTTAAAGTGTCCATTGACATTCGCGGGTTTCCAAACGAGTTTCCTGGGACTGAGTTTGTGGGAGAGACGCTCACTCGAATATTTCCAACCTTCAAACATGTACAATTCgtgatatttacaaattggtGCATCAAG TCAGTTGGAGCCATGAAAAGCAAACATTATCTTTCACCTCTTCCAATTGCCATCATCTTGAGGCTCGTTGTTTCTCCCAAAGAATACAAACACATTGTTGTAGTTCTTGAGTTGTTCCCTAACTTGAGGAACTTATACATTGATACCATCTATAAAAACTGTGTAGCAGAGCATGCCGAGAGTTTATTTGAGTTTGACCATAACCTCCCCGACTGGTTTCTGCAGCTTCTGGTTCGAGTTGATGTCATTGGTGACGACTCCATATTTCCATTGATACAAATTTTGCTCAAGTACGCGACTAACCTAGTAGTGATGGATTTCACGCTAGAAAAAGGTAAGCAATCGGGTATACCGTGCAAGTCTTTGTTTATGGTATCACTGAAGTTGCTAGAAATGGAAATATCCTCCCCAAATGCAAACTTGGTTTTCCGCTCAGATCGTGCTAAGTACCCTAAACTTAATAATACATACGTTGTTGATATAATAAAGATGCCTTGA
- the LOC131006164 gene encoding receptor-like protein 52 isoform X2 encodes MEKSPHLLILALLILPIHYLMDYSSAKTDINTDRSSLFALKSRITLDPQNILTKNWSTKASVCSWIGVTCNSRYSRVTQLNISYMGLVGTLPPEIGNLSSLVSLDANENSFHGPIPASIFNMSSLEVLSLKNNSLSSSLPLDMCKHNLGRLKILRISYNEMYGEIPSSLGQCSQLEYLSLFHNNFIGFVPREIGNLTKLHEVLNLGENQLTGEIPEEIGGLTNLEGLRMRSNKLKGPLPSTIFTMTSLQYMDFAFNELSGPLSRDIGNMTSLLRLGLEYNSFSGNIPKEIGRLNNFERLSMSGNKFSGSLPREIGNLTTMYGLFLHSNALTGHIPKEIGRLINLDELQLELNNFSGSLPKEIGNMTLLHYLWLNNVNLSGNIPKEIGRLSNLETLNMASNKISGPLPREMGNMTALSQLWLFDNNLNGPIPSTIGNLTKLTYLELSQNKLTGEIPSTICNLRSLLVLRLSNNNLEGPIPKCLGNFSTSLSIFHMGANQITGLIPSTFTKGCKIQSINLNGNKLEGTLPQTLVNCRGLQGIDVGDNEIRGEFPFWMETLPQLRILVLRSNKFDGTMSLASKTEHPFLKLQVLDISRNAFNGPMPEAYLKNFRGMINVDERNLTDNETALFQRFIGSTFTLKGLDLLLQRLLKTFTTVDLSSNRFSGSIPVSIGNLNSLKYLNLSLNTLTGHIPPSLGDISVLESLDLSSNKLDGEIPSELTRLTFLSKLNLSMNNLVGQIPQSTQFSTFENNTYVGNAGLCGFPLTKKCEEASPPMQEDDEDEEESSFVNGFGWEAVVLGYGCGFLIGIGIGYFVIRYERPKWLVRIYSD; translated from the exons ATGGAAAAATCTccccatcttctcatccttgcACTACTGATCTTACCAATCCATTATTTGATGGATTATAGCTCAGCCAAAACCGACATCAACACTGATCGTTCTTCACTTTTCGCCTTAAAATCTCGAATCACTTTAGATCCTCAAAATATATTGACCAAAAATTGGAGCACCAAAGCCAGTGTTTGCAGTTGGATCGGAGTTACTTGTAATTCACGCTACAGTAGGGTTACTCAGTTGAACATATCGTACATGGGTCTTGTCGGAACCCTACCACCGGAAATTGGGAATCTTTCTTCTCTCGTTTCTTTGGACGCGAACGAGAACTCTTTCCATGGCCCGATCCCTGCATCTATCTTCAACATGTCATCACTAGAGGTTTTGAGTTTGAAGAATAATAGTTTGTCTAGTAGTTTACCTCTTGATATGTGCAAACACAATCTTGGTAGGCTCAAGATTCTTCGAATCTCTTACAACGAGATGTATGGGGAAATACCATCGAGTTTGGGGCAGTGTTCACAGCTTGAGTATCTTTCTTTGTTCCACAACAATTTCATTGGATTTGTGCCGAGAGAAATTGGGAACTTGACGAAGCTTCATGAAGTGTTGAACCTTGGTGAAAATCAGTTGACTG GTGAAATTCCAGAAGAGATTGGTGGTTTGACTAATTTAGAAGGCTTGCGCATGAGGTCTAACAAGTTAAAAGGCCCTCTACCATCAACTATTTTCACCATGACATCCTTGCAATATATGGACTTTGCATTCAATGAACTGAGTGGACCATTATCAAGAGATATTGGAAACATGACATCTCTTCTCAGACTAGGCCTTGAATACAACAGTTTCAGTG GTAATATTCCAAAGGAGATTGGCCGTCTCAATAATTTCGAGCGATTGAGCATGTCTGGCAATAAGTTTAGTGGATCATTGCCAAGAGAAATTGGGAACCTAACAACCATGTATGGGTTGTTTCTTCACAGCAATGCTTTAACGG GTCATATTCCAAAAGAGATTGGTCGTCTTATTAACTTGGATGAGTTGCAATTGGAACTAAACAATTTCAGTGGATCATTACCAAAAGAAATTGGAAATATGACACTCCTTCACTACTTGTGGCTCAACAATGTTAATTTAAGTG GTAATATTCCAAAAGAAATTGGCCGTCTTAGTAACTTGGAGACACTCAATATGGCATCCAACAAAATTAGTGGACCATTGCCAAGAGAAATGGGGAACATGACTGCCCTTAGTCAATTATGGCTTTTCGACAATAATTTAAATG GTCCAATACCTTCCACCATCGGGAATCTAACAAAGCTGACTTACTTAGAACTCTCTCAAAACAAACTAACCGGAGAGATTCCATCAACCATTTGCAACTTGAGATCCCTTTTAGTTCTCCGATTATCAAATAACAATTTGGAAGGGCCAATTCCAAAATGTTTGGGGAACTTCAGCACATCTTTATCGATCTTTCACATGGGTGCAAATCAAATCACTGGCCTCATTCCATCAACATTTACAAAGGGATGCAAAATTCAGTCCATCAATCTGAATGGCAACAAATTGGAAGGAACACTACCTCAAACCCTAGTCAACTGCCGGGGTCTCCAAGGTATCGACGTTGGTGACAATGAAATACGAGGCGAGTTTCCCTTCTGGATGGAAACCCTTCCTCAACTCCGTATCCTCGTCTTGAGGTCTAACAAGTTTGATGGTACGATGTCGTTGGCTTCCAAGACTGAGCATCCGTTTCTCAAGTTGCAAGTCTTGGATATATCAAGAAACGCGTTTAATGGCCCGATGCCTGAGGCGTACCTCAAGAATTTTCGAGGCATGATAAATGTGGATGAAAGAAATCTGACAGATAATGAGACGGCTTTGTTTCAACGATTTATAGGGTCGACTTTCACTTTGAAAGGCTTGGATTTGTTATTGCAGCGACTGCTGAAAACCTTCACAACTGTCGACTTATCCTCCAATAGATTCTCCGGGAGTATTCCGGTTTCCATTGGAAACCTTAATTCTctcaaatatttgaatttgtctCTGAATACTCTCACGGGACATATACCTCCATCTCTTGGAGATATAAGCGTGCTCGAGTCGTTGGACTTGTCATCGAACAAATTGGATGGAGAAATCCCGAGTGAGCTGACCAGATTGACATTTCTTTCTAAATTGAACCTTTCGATGAATAATCTCGTGGGGCAAATACCACAATCTACGCAGTTTTCCACATTCGAGAACAACACGTATGTGGGGAATGCAGGATTGTGTGGATTTCCTTTGACGAAAAAATGTGAAGAAGCTTCCCCTCCGATGCAGGAAGAtgatgaggatgaagaagagTCGAGCTTTGTAAATGGATTTGGGTGGGAAGCAGTTGTGTTGGGATATGGATGTGGATTTTTGATTGGGATTGGAATTGGTTATTTTGTTATTCGATATGAAAGGCCAAAATGGTTGGTGCGGATATATTCTGATTGA
- the LOC131006167 gene encoding F-box/LRR-repeat protein At3g26922-like isoform X2: MSCDRLSELPDSLIFDIFQFLPISDVVRTTFLSKRWNNLWTTFPFLIFNDRELITDSDKFRNFINGVVNSWRGIKITGLSFDLVGSDPKLKEPYPSDNDIASWMHFATEKNVEALIYYIAHQFEVPQFLYSCSSLKVLKLILWYPQIHGNVQWDRLKKLTIVCIGFTQNTIDQILRGSPRLELFDLTLGGQSSADTREYCSIDLSIRSSSLMHLILCYKKDGGNIDPELRIWTPNLQILYIGGIPYRKCLLINVSSLLKVSIDIRGFPNEFPGTEFVGETLTRIFPTFKHVQFVIFTNWCIKLLVRVDVIGDDSIFPLIQILLKYATNLVVMDFTLEKGKQSGIPCKSLFMVSLKLLEMEISSPNANLVFRSDRAKYPKLNNTYVVDIIKMP, encoded by the exons ATGAGCTGCGATCGACTCAGTGAGTTGCCCGACTCTTTAATTTTCGATATTTTTCAGTTTCTGCCGATTTCGGATGTTGTTCGGACAACATTTCTCTCCAAGCGATGGAATAACCTCTGGACCACCTTCCCTTTTCTCATTTTCAATGATCGTGAGCTGATAACTGATTCTGATAAATTTCGAAACTTCATTAATGGGGTCGTGAATTCTTGGAGAGGGATCAAGATTACGGGATTAAGTTTTGATTTAGTCGGTTCCGATCCTAAGCTTAAGGAGCCTTATCCTAGTGATAATGATATTGCTTCGTGGATGCACTTCGCGACTGAGAAAAACGTCGAAGCATTGATATATTATATAGCCCACCAATTTGAGGTGCCGCAGTTCCTCTACTCATGTTCATCCCTTAAAGTTTTGAAGTTAATACTTTGGTACCCTCAAATTCATGGTAATGTGCAATGGGATCGACTCAAGAAATTGACAATTGTTTGTATAGGCTTCACTCAAAATACAATTGATCAAATTTTGCGTGGTAGCCCTCGCTTGGAATTGTTTGATTTGACTCTTGGCGGCCAAAGCAGTGCAGACACGAGAGAATATTGCAGCATAGACTTGAGCATCCGATCTAGCAGTTTGATGCATCTTATATTGTGTTATAAGAAAGATGGCGGTAACATAGATCCCGAGCTGAGAATTTGGACCCCGAATCTTCAAATACTGTATATTGGTGGAATTCCATATCGCAAGTGTTTGCTGATTAACGTTTCGTCTTTACTTAAAGTGTCCATTGACATTCGCGGGTTTCCAAACGAGTTTCCTGGGACTGAGTTTGTGGGAGAGACGCTCACTCGAATATTTCCAACCTTCAAACATGTACAATTCgtgatatttacaaattggtGCATCAAG CTTCTGGTTCGAGTTGATGTCATTGGTGACGACTCCATATTTCCATTGATACAAATTTTGCTCAAGTACGCGACTAACCTAGTAGTGATGGATTTCACGCTAGAAAAAGGTAAGCAATCGGGTATACCGTGCAAGTCTTTGTTTATGGTATCACTGAAGTTGCTAGAAATGGAAATATCCTCCCCAAATGCAAACTTGGTTTTCCGCTCAGATCGTGCTAAGTACCCTAAACTTAATAATACATACGTTGTTGATATAATAAAGATGCCTTGA